In Azotosporobacter soli, one DNA window encodes the following:
- the araA gene encoding L-arabinose isomerase, producing the protein MKSFTQQQFWFITGSQHLYGEETLRQVAENSRQIVEQCNASAAIPAQIVLKEVATGSNAIEDVIAEANYDQRCAGIITWMHTFSPAKMWIRGLGKLQKPYLHLHTQFNREIPNDTIDMDFMNLNQAAHGDREHAFIAARMRLPRKIVVGHWAEPKVQEKIGRWMRSAVGVSASKKLKVARFGDNMREVAVTEGDKVEAQLKLGWSVNTYPVGDLLPYVERVTEGEIDKLLEEYKAAYQIKTENLSAVRYQARLEIGIESFLKEGGFEAFTNTFEDLHGLEQLPGLAVQRLMEKGYGFGPEGDWKVAAMSRIMKQMAQGLTGGTSLMEDYTYHFDGEESLILGAHMLEICPSLAAEKPRIEVHPLGIGGKDAPARLVFEGKSGKAVCASLVDMGGRMRLIVNDVLAVAPTMEMPNLPVARVMWKPMPTLETAAEAWLSAGGAHHSVFSFALDAQMLRDWANALEIEFVHIDETLELDRFRQDLLFADLAWKLK; encoded by the coding sequence ATGAAAAGTTTTACGCAACAGCAATTCTGGTTTATCACAGGAAGCCAGCATCTTTATGGGGAAGAAACGCTGCGGCAGGTCGCTGAGAATTCGCGGCAAATCGTCGAGCAGTGCAACGCGAGCGCTGCGATTCCGGCACAGATCGTGCTAAAAGAGGTGGCGACCGGTTCGAATGCGATTGAGGATGTGATCGCGGAGGCGAATTATGATCAGCGCTGCGCCGGGATCATTACCTGGATGCATACGTTCTCTCCGGCGAAGATGTGGATCAGGGGTCTTGGCAAGCTGCAGAAGCCGTACCTGCATTTGCATACGCAATTCAACCGCGAGATTCCGAACGATACGATCGATATGGATTTCATGAATCTGAACCAGGCGGCGCACGGCGACCGGGAGCATGCCTTTATCGCGGCACGGATGCGTCTGCCGCGCAAGATCGTCGTCGGACATTGGGCGGAGCCGAAGGTGCAGGAAAAAATCGGTCGCTGGATGCGCAGTGCGGTCGGCGTGAGCGCGAGCAAAAAGCTGAAGGTGGCACGCTTCGGCGACAATATGCGCGAGGTCGCGGTGACCGAGGGCGACAAGGTCGAAGCGCAGCTGAAACTGGGCTGGTCGGTGAACACCTATCCGGTGGGCGATCTGCTGCCCTATGTCGAACGCGTGACGGAAGGCGAAATCGACAAGCTGCTGGAAGAGTATAAAGCGGCCTATCAGATCAAGACCGAGAATCTTTCGGCGGTGCGCTATCAGGCGCGTCTCGAGATCGGTATCGAGAGCTTTCTGAAAGAGGGCGGCTTCGAAGCGTTCACGAACACGTTCGAAGACCTGCACGGTTTGGAGCAGTTGCCGGGTCTTGCGGTACAGCGCTTGATGGAGAAAGGCTACGGCTTCGGCCCGGAAGGGGACTGGAAGGTCGCGGCGATGTCGCGCATCATGAAACAGATGGCGCAGGGGCTTACGGGCGGGACGTCGTTGATGGAAGACTACACCTATCATTTTGACGGCGAGGAAAGCCTGATCCTCGGCGCACATATGCTGGAGATCTGCCCGTCGCTCGCGGCGGAAAAGCCGAGGATCGAAGTGCATCCGCTCGGCATCGGCGGCAAGGACGCGCCGGCGCGTCTCGTTTTCGAGGGCAAGAGCGGCAAAGCCGTCTGCGCCTCGCTGGTCGACATGGGCGGCCGGATGCGGCTGATCGTCAACGATGTATTGGCGGTTGCACCGACGATGGAGATGCCGAACCTGCCGGTGGCGCGCGTGATGTGGAAACCGATGCCGACGCTCGAGACGGCGGCGGAAGCCTGGCTGAGCGCGGGAGGCGCGCATCACAGCGTCTTCAGCTTCGCGCTCGATGCGCAAATGCTGCGCGACTGGGCGAACGCGCTGGAAATCGAGTTTGTGCATATCGATGAGACGCTGGAGCTCGATCGTTTCCGGCAGGATCTGCTGTTTGCCGATTTGGCCTGGAAATTGAAATAA
- the araD gene encoding L-ribulose-5-phosphate 4-epimerase, whose amino-acid sequence MLEELKKAVYEANIELPQYKLVTFTWGNVSGIDREKGLVAIKPSGVSYANMSAQDMVIVDLAGNVVEGTLKPSSDLATHLALYKASPDIGGIVHTHSRYATIWAQACCAIPALGTTHADYFYGDIPCTRALTKAEIECAYEEETGNVIIETFSGRKYLEMPGVLVHSHGPFAWGKDAADAVHNAVVLEEVACMAWHSLLLAGGALPAMQQELLDKHYLRKHGKNAYYGQR is encoded by the coding sequence ATGCTGGAAGAGTTGAAAAAAGCCGTCTATGAGGCGAATATCGAACTGCCCCAGTACAAGCTGGTGACGTTTACCTGGGGCAATGTCTCGGGCATCGACCGAGAAAAGGGTTTAGTGGCGATCAAGCCGTCCGGCGTCAGCTATGCGAACATGTCCGCGCAGGACATGGTGATCGTCGATCTGGCGGGGAATGTCGTCGAGGGAACGCTGAAACCGTCGTCCGATCTGGCGACGCATCTGGCGCTGTATAAGGCGAGCCCCGATATCGGCGGGATCGTGCATACGCATTCGCGCTACGCGACGATCTGGGCGCAGGCCTGCTGTGCGATCCCCGCGCTCGGCACGACGCATGCCGACTATTTCTACGGCGACATTCCCTGCACACGTGCGCTGACAAAGGCGGAGATTGAATGCGCGTACGAAGAAGAGACCGGCAATGTAATCATCGAGACGTTTTCCGGCAGGAAATATCTCGAGATGCCTGGGGTGCTGGTGCATTCGCATGGGCCGTTCGCCTGGGGCAAGGACGCGGCAGACGCGGTGCATAATGCGGTCGTTCTGGAAGAAGTTGCGTGTATGGCCTGGCATTCATTGCTTTTGGCAGGCGGCGCGCTGCCCGCCATGCAGCAGGAACTGCTCGATAAGCATTATTTACGCAAGCATGGAAAAAACGCGTACTATGGACAGCGCTGA
- a CDS encoding sensor histidine kinase produces the protein MLAMLSGFFRNKAIGFKLQLYFFILTMLPIITLGILGNLIYSNAVEEQANIHTVQMTEQVMRNVELHIRDMENIASYINSDAQVLAFFKEEEKTPGSLEAYICADLSRYSRVHPEIAGILLVNAKGDYISNEMVRIARDPLVNESWYKKAMERPEQLHLFSKPIGRNIKTIRNYSANDVVSIAKAVLDPQDGKRLGVILIDLKLDMIKSVIESITLGKSGFLYIMDDQGGIVYAPVNPVVYRVKPEWLSGKEKSVEKTIQDNKYQIIYKASDYTKWKTVGVFSVNENLKEIINMRQYSILIALVTLVFSSVVAFFFTGSIAKPLGKLRVLMKKAEDGDLTVRFNSKYQDEVGALGNSFNHMIIKIGELIQLVYSEQKRKREAELKILQAQIKPHFLYNTLDTIHWMARERGANDIVAIVGALAKLFRIGLSKGKEIITVGEELEHIRSYLLIQKARYEDKLNYEIIYDEEVLACRVLKVILQPLVENAIYHGLNARRGGGTIVIKAEIKEDKLFFSVADDGMGMDEEKLAALNEIIAGEREPGSIGFGVYNVNERIRLTFGSEYGLRYHSVCGEGTTIEILHPLNVP, from the coding sequence ATGTTGGCGATGTTATCCGGATTTTTCCGCAATAAGGCGATCGGTTTCAAACTGCAGCTTTATTTTTTTATCCTGACGATGTTGCCGATCATCACGCTCGGCATCTTGGGGAATCTGATCTACAGCAATGCGGTCGAAGAACAGGCCAACATTCACACGGTGCAGATGACGGAACAGGTGATGCGCAATGTGGAGCTTCATATCCGCGACATGGAGAACATCGCCTCTTATATCAACAGCGATGCGCAGGTACTGGCCTTTTTCAAAGAAGAGGAGAAGACGCCGGGCAGCCTGGAGGCATACATCTGTGCGGATCTGTCGCGCTACAGCCGCGTGCATCCGGAAATCGCGGGCATTCTGCTCGTGAACGCCAAGGGCGATTATATCAGCAATGAGATGGTACGGATCGCACGCGATCCGCTGGTCAATGAGAGTTGGTACAAGAAGGCGATGGAGCGGCCGGAACAGCTGCATCTTTTCAGTAAGCCGATCGGGCGCAACATCAAGACGATCCGCAATTACAGCGCGAACGATGTCGTGTCGATCGCGAAAGCGGTGCTGGACCCGCAGGACGGAAAACGTCTTGGCGTGATTTTGATCGACCTAAAGCTGGATATGATTAAAAGCGTCATCGAATCGATCACGCTGGGGAAAAGCGGTTTTTTATATATCATGGATGACCAGGGCGGCATCGTCTACGCGCCGGTCAACCCGGTTGTCTACCGCGTGAAGCCGGAGTGGCTGAGCGGTAAGGAAAAGAGCGTGGAAAAGACGATCCAAGACAATAAGTATCAGATCATCTATAAGGCGTCGGACTATACGAAATGGAAAACGGTCGGCGTGTTTTCGGTGAATGAAAATCTCAAAGAGATTATAAATATGCGCCAGTATTCGATACTGATCGCGCTGGTGACGCTGGTGTTCTCCTCGGTGGTGGCCTTCTTTTTCACCGGCTCGATCGCAAAGCCGCTCGGCAAGCTGCGCGTCCTGATGAAAAAGGCCGAAGACGGCGACCTGACGGTACGCTTCAACAGCAAGTATCAGGACGAAGTCGGCGCGCTCGGCAACAGCTTTAACCATATGATTATCAAGATCGGCGAATTGATCCAACTGGTGTACAGCGAGCAAAAGCGAAAACGCGAAGCGGAACTGAAGATCCTGCAGGCGCAGATCAAGCCGCACTTTTTGTACAACACGCTCGATACGATCCACTGGATGGCCAGGGAACGAGGCGCCAATGACATCGTCGCGATTGTCGGCGCACTGGCCAAGCTGTTTCGCATCGGTCTCAGCAAGGGAAAGGAGATCATCACGGTCGGCGAAGAGCTGGAACATATCCGCAGTTATCTGCTGATTCAAAAGGCGCGCTATGAAGACAAGCTGAATTATGAAATCATCTATGACGAAGAGGTGCTCGCCTGCCGGGTGCTGAAGGTGATCCTGCAGCCGCTGGTGGAAAATGCGATCTATCATGGACTCAACGCCCGGCGCGGCGGCGGGACGATCGTGATTAAGGCGGAAATCAAAGAAGATAAGCTCTTCTTCAGCGTGGCCGACGACGGGATGGGCATGGATGAGGAGAAACTGGCCGCGCTCAATGAAATCATCGCGGGTGAACGCGAGCCGGGCAGCATCGGTTTTGGCGTGTACAATGTCAATGAACGAATCCGGCTGACGTTCGGTTCGGAATATGGGCTTCGCTACCACAGCGTGTGCGGCGAAGGAACGACGATTGAGATCCTTCATCCGCTGAACGTGCCGTGA